One genomic window of Phycisphaerae bacterium includes the following:
- a CDS encoding PDZ domain-containing protein, translated as MNSNRASSIPASTRDGPITAVSGRTRCGVLPVPRVHTGTPLFLLALLATGMAAGSGCFNLIWPTPMYLGIEMVDATVDQVSGVLISSVDTTSIFTSQLRSNDIIIAFYGDDASSVSGLRLLEAAVEPGSTVRIKLFRPDTRAALDAQGTMPLDDPAGIPTSIGLSIKDNGTDTGVVVASNPTSPARESGILAGDLIQDFNTSPISDSKAFRAKVAGLSSGATITMLTRTTSAEELRREFKADSRVEHCLSYVGINVQSLTSSLATYYGYSGMKGAKVTAIYPNSAAAKAGLAVGDIIVQLAGTPTRSASELKRVVLAHANQTVSIDYVRSNRWRSVSIKLEGIISIQPPLPDLGLSLRDDASGVKVSSVSTGGAAAAADPPLETGDIILSMDSVPTPDVGTFNNLLATKAAGTSILIGFKRDDIFLQTLITIPKASSSSSTQPAA; from the coding sequence ATGAACAGCAATCGAGCAAGTTCCATTCCCGCATCTACCAGGGATGGTCCGATCACCGCCGTGTCCGGTCGAACTCGATGCGGCGTTCTCCCGGTGCCCCGTGTCCACACCGGCACACCCTTGTTCCTCTTGGCCCTGTTGGCAACGGGAATGGCGGCAGGATCCGGTTGCTTCAACTTGATTTGGCCCACACCCATGTACCTGGGGATCGAGATGGTCGATGCCACCGTCGACCAAGTCTCCGGTGTGCTCATCTCCTCGGTGGACACCACTTCGATCTTCACCTCCCAGCTCAGGAGTAATGACATCATCATCGCTTTCTACGGAGACGACGCGAGTAGTGTTTCAGGCTTACGCCTTCTCGAGGCTGCGGTCGAGCCGGGCAGTACGGTAAGAATCAAGTTGTTCCGACCCGACACCAGGGCTGCCCTCGACGCGCAGGGCACCATGCCGCTAGACGATCCAGCGGGAATCCCCACGTCCATCGGCCTGTCCATCAAGGACAACGGCACCGACACCGGTGTGGTGGTGGCCTCCAATCCGACCTCTCCGGCCCGGGAAAGCGGAATACTCGCCGGCGACCTCATCCAGGATTTCAATACCTCGCCGATCAGCGACTCCAAGGCCTTCCGGGCCAAGGTGGCAGGTCTCTCCAGCGGAGCCACGATCACGATGCTCACCCGCACGACGAGTGCGGAGGAACTGCGACGTGAGTTCAAGGCTGACTCTCGGGTCGAGCACTGCCTGTCCTACGTGGGAATCAACGTCCAGTCGCTCACTTCCTCGCTGGCAACGTACTACGGGTACAGCGGCATGAAGGGTGCCAAGGTGACCGCGATCTACCCCAACAGCGCCGCCGCAAAGGCCGGCCTGGCCGTGGGCGATATCATCGTCCAACTGGCGGGTACACCCACCCGCTCCGCCTCCGAGCTGAAGAGAGTGGTTCTCGCTCATGCCAACCAGACAGTGAGCATCGACTACGTTCGTTCCAACCGCTGGCGATCGGTGTCCATCAAGCTGGAGGGAATCATCTCCATCCAGCCCCCTCTGCCCGATCTGGGCCTGAGCCTGAGAGACGATGCGTCAGGCGTTAAGGTCTCGTCGGTTTCCACCGGCGGCGCCGCGGCCGCAGCCGACCCACCGCTGGAGACCGGGGACATTATTCTCAGCATGGACTCGGTACCGACCCCGGATGTGGGCACTTTCAATAACCTGCTCGCTACAAAAGCCGCGGGGACCTCGATCTTGATCGGCTTCAAACGAGACGACATCTTCCTCCAGACGCTGATCACGATTCCCAAAGCCAGTAGCTCGAGCAGTACCCAGCCAGCAGCTTGA